A genome region from Haloactinospora alba includes the following:
- the dnaJ gene encoding molecular chaperone DnaJ, which yields MSTKDYLEKDYYKTLGVSKSASQEEIKQSYRKLAREYHPDANTGDPKAEERFKEISEAYNVLSDEEKRKEYDEARSSFGGAYRPGGGTGAGGFDLGDLFGHGPTTGTGTGGGERLSDLFGGLFGGRGGRTTTQARRGADVETETTLTFSEAAQGVTRSFSLSSDAACATCKGTGARAGSSGPRMCPKCSGTGHESTNLGGFSLSEPCSECKGRGLVVDDPCPTCNGSGRGRSTRRVQTRIPAGVSDGQRIRIKGKGAPGERGGPAGDLYVVVHVESHPVFGKTGDNLTITVPVTFPEAALGAEVRVPTLNGLPVTVKVPAGTPNGRTLRVRGKGVTRRDGTKGDMLVTIEVTVPQNLNNEAREALEKFSAATSDHDPRNGLEARAKGM from the coding sequence ATGAGCACGAAGGACTACCTGGAGAAGGACTACTACAAGACCCTCGGCGTCTCCAAGTCGGCGTCGCAGGAGGAGATCAAGCAGTCCTACCGTAAGCTCGCACGCGAATACCACCCCGACGCCAACACGGGCGACCCCAAGGCCGAGGAGCGGTTCAAGGAGATCTCCGAGGCCTACAACGTGCTCTCCGACGAGGAAAAGCGCAAGGAGTACGACGAGGCGCGCTCCTCCTTCGGTGGTGCCTACCGGCCCGGCGGCGGAACCGGAGCGGGCGGGTTCGATCTCGGCGACCTCTTCGGGCACGGCCCCACCACCGGCACCGGTACCGGCGGCGGGGAACGGCTGAGCGACCTGTTCGGTGGACTGTTCGGCGGCCGCGGCGGCCGTACCACCACCCAGGCGCGGCGCGGCGCCGACGTGGAGACCGAGACCACCCTGACGTTCAGCGAGGCGGCCCAGGGGGTCACCCGCTCGTTCTCGCTGAGTAGTGACGCCGCCTGTGCCACGTGCAAGGGCACCGGCGCGCGGGCCGGCTCGTCCGGACCCCGCATGTGCCCCAAGTGCTCCGGTACCGGCCACGAGAGCACGAACCTCGGCGGGTTCTCGCTGTCCGAACCGTGCAGCGAGTGCAAGGGGCGCGGTCTCGTTGTGGACGACCCGTGCCCCACCTGCAACGGCAGCGGGCGCGGCAGGAGCACCCGCCGGGTGCAGACACGGATCCCGGCTGGCGTCTCCGACGGCCAGCGGATCCGGATCAAAGGAAAAGGCGCGCCGGGCGAACGGGGGGGACCGGCCGGAGATCTGTATGTGGTGGTGCATGTGGAGTCGCATCCGGTGTTCGGCAAGACCGGCGACAACCTGACGATCACCGTCCCGGTGACCTTCCCGGAGGCGGCCCTCGGTGCCGAGGTTCGGGTGCCCACCCTCAACGGGCTCCCGGTGACGGTCAAGGTGCCCGCGGGCACCCCCAACGGGCGCACCCTGCGGGTGCGCGGCAAGGGGGTGACGCGCCGGGACGGCACCAAGGGTGACATGCTCGTCACCATCGAGGTGACAGTGCCGCAGAATCTCAACAACGAGGCCAGGGAGGCGCTGGAGAAGTTCAGTGCCGCGACCTCCGACCACGACCCGCGCAACGGCCTCGAAGCGCGGGCGAAGGGGATGTGA
- a CDS encoding nucleotide exchange factor GrpE produces the protein MSSPENDNGEEPEGPVVRDKRRVDPETGELRETEGGETADEPVEEQEQPLEAEVVTSTADAEVAELQQQLTDRTNDLKRLQAEYANYRKRVERERESLKEQALAQVVGDLLPILDDIGRAREYDELTGGFKSVGESLESLVTKLGLKKYAEQGDEFDPNVHEALTMVPSADVTVPTVVEVFQPGYLIGERVLRPARVVVAGPGEDTPEGSGTDQEEAPAQEADSAEAPPKAGNESEQQE, from the coding sequence ATGTCGTCGCCGGAAAACGACAACGGCGAGGAACCGGAGGGGCCGGTGGTCCGCGACAAGCGGCGCGTCGACCCGGAGACCGGTGAACTGCGCGAGACGGAGGGCGGCGAGACCGCCGACGAGCCGGTCGAGGAACAAGAGCAGCCGCTGGAGGCTGAGGTGGTCACCAGCACCGCCGACGCGGAGGTCGCCGAGCTGCAGCAGCAGCTCACCGACCGGACGAACGACCTCAAGCGGTTGCAGGCCGAGTACGCCAACTACCGCAAGCGGGTGGAACGGGAACGGGAGTCCCTGAAGGAGCAGGCGCTGGCCCAGGTGGTGGGCGACCTGCTCCCCATCCTGGACGACATCGGCCGGGCCCGGGAGTACGACGAGCTCACCGGCGGGTTCAAGTCGGTCGGTGAGTCGCTGGAGTCCCTCGTCACCAAGCTGGGGCTGAAGAAGTACGCCGAGCAGGGCGACGAGTTCGACCCCAACGTGCACGAGGCGCTGACCATGGTTCCGTCGGCCGACGTCACCGTCCCGACGGTGGTCGAGGTGTTCCAGCCCGGGTACCTCATCGGTGAACGGGTGTTGCGTCCAGCCCGCGTAGTGGTGGCCGGCCCTGGGGAGGACACCCCTGAGGGGTCCGGAACGGACCAGGAGGAAGCTCCCGCTCAGGAAGCCGACTCCGCCGAGGCACCGCCGAAGGCGGGGAACGAGAGCGAGCAGCAGGAGTGA